A genomic segment from Rhinatrema bivittatum chromosome 19, aRhiBiv1.1, whole genome shotgun sequence encodes:
- the LOC115080471 gene encoding dehydrogenase/reductase SDR family member 1-like, whose product MAASLSGKVCVVTGASRGIGKGIALQLSEAGATVYITGRKEGTLVQAAQEVQSRGGKCIPVVCDSTKDDDIQLLFERVRREQKGRLDILVNNAFAAVQTITANQKKKFWECPVTFWDDINNAGLRGHYICSVYAARMMVEAQRGLIVIISSIGGLMYISNIPYGVGKEACDRLAADCAMELRKHGVAYVSLWPGAVLTETVEEYLSNMESSGQQSQYQRIFSNAETPELSGKCIVSLAADHNLMKLSGKVLLTCDLARRYGLRDVDGRSVSQFTSLQNLLLFFPSLAWLSRFIPGFIRIPKWILTLSASKF is encoded by the exons ATGGCTGCGTCACTCTCCGGCAAGGTCTGTGTTGTTACAGGTGCATCCCGTGGTATCGGGAAGGGAATAGCGTTGCAGCTCTCTGAAGCTGGGGCCACGGTGTACATCACAGGACGTAAGGAGGGCACCTTGGTGCAGGCAGCACAGGAG GTGCAGTCCCGTGGTGGGAAATGCATCCCAGTGGTGTGTGACTCTACGAAAGATGACGATATTCAGCTCCTGTTTGAGAGAGTCCGGCGGGAACAGAAAGGACGGCTGGATATTCTGGTGAACAACGCCTTCGCCGCAGTACAG ACAATTACAGCAAACCAGaagaaaaagttctgggagtgtCCTGTCACCTTCTGGGATGACATCAACAATGCAGGTCTAAG AGGACACTACATCTGCTCAGTTTATGCTGCCCGGATGATGGTGGAGGCGCAGCGCGGTCTCATTGTTATCATTTCATCCATTGGTGGCCTCATGTACATCTCTAACATCCCCTACGGTGTCGGGAAGGAAGCG TGTGACCGGCTGGCAGCAGACTGTGCCATGGAGCTGCGGAAACATGGAGTGGCCTACGTGTCGCTCTGGCCAGGTGCTGTCCTAACGGAGACTGTGGAGGAATACCTGTCAAATATGGAATCCTCCGGTCAGCAGTCACAG TATCAAAGGATATTCTCTAACGCCGAAACTCCAGAGCTGAGTGGGAAATGCATCGTGTCTCTGGCTGCAG ATCACAATCTCATGAAACTCAGTGGGAAGGTTCTCTTGACCTGTGACCTCGCCAGACGCTATGGACTGCGGGATGTGGATG GACGCTCCGTCAGTCAGTTCACCTCTCTGCAGAACCTGCTCCTGTTCTTTCCCTCGCTGGCCTGGCTCTCCCGTTTCATACCAGGCTTTATTCGGATACCAAAGTGGATCCTCACCCTCTCTGCCAGCAAGTTCTAG